The following proteins are co-located in the Flammeovirga kamogawensis genome:
- a CDS encoding EI24 domain-containing protein, which yields MNTQINITKLSIKNFFSAHTFIKKHKLGKYYLYISIFAIALSLGMLSGGVYFSNKLILSIQDFSIINSLEEWIKNYTSTNVDTYLYWTLFILIEIPVLITSLLIYPTILSIISFPILDSLTEKVNNILFDQKVGPSFSMQRFGQMLFKITLPNAIKTITYSLILMPFTFIPIIGFFFMFLSMCINGYFYGYDILDNYFENWNVNIDKSKRFIQSHKTLTTTAGFGGGILAMIPIVGSIFSPIISVVATGLTLKELNIHDEITQP from the coding sequence ATGAACACACAAATAAATATTACTAAGCTAAGTATCAAAAACTTTTTTAGTGCTCATACTTTCATAAAGAAGCACAAACTAGGCAAATACTATCTGTATATAAGTATTTTTGCTATTGCACTGTCTCTAGGTATGCTTAGCGGAGGGGTATATTTTAGCAATAAACTCATTTTATCAATTCAAGATTTTAGTATTATTAATTCTTTAGAAGAATGGATTAAAAACTATACATCTACTAATGTTGATACTTACCTTTATTGGACACTCTTTATTCTAATAGAAATACCTGTACTGATTACTTCTTTATTAATTTACCCTACAATTTTAAGTATAATCAGTTTTCCTATTCTTGATAGTCTAACTGAAAAAGTGAATAATATCTTATTCGATCAAAAAGTAGGACCTTCTTTTAGTATGCAGCGTTTTGGGCAAATGCTTTTTAAAATTACACTCCCAAATGCAATAAAGACTATTACTTATTCTCTTATTTTAATGCCATTTACATTTATACCTATCATTGGTTTTTTCTTTATGTTTTTAAGTATGTGTATAAATGGTTATTTTTATGGATATGATATTCTAGACAACTATTTTGAAAACTGGAATGTTAATATAGATAAGAGTAAGCGATTTATTCAATCTCACAAAACCTTAACAACAACAGCTGGTTTTGGAGGTGGTATACTTGCAATGATTCCTATTGTTGGTAGTATCTTCTCTCCTATTATTAGTGTTGTTGCCACTGGCTTAACCTTAAAAGAGCTCAATATTCATGACGAAATTACTCAGCCGTAA
- a CDS encoding IMPACT family protein, producing MEDAYLTLKGTSEGIYKEKGSKFIALAHHVTTEDEAKSIVKGYRKEYYDARHWCYAYMIGADKAKYRANDDGEPSGSAGLPILGQLRSFNVTDTLIVVIRYFGGTKLGVPGLIHAYKTSAADALESGEIEELFVQRKIKITFAYPDMNEVMKVAKKFGLDFGQQSFDELCHIEFLVRESLFEQVKEKLEDIDELIFKES from the coding sequence ATGGAAGACGCTTATTTAACCCTCAAAGGTACCAGTGAAGGTATATACAAAGAAAAAGGAAGTAAGTTTATTGCTTTGGCACATCATGTAACAACAGAAGATGAAGCTAAAAGTATTGTAAAAGGATATAGAAAAGAGTATTACGATGCTAGACATTGGTGCTATGCTTATATGATTGGTGCCGATAAAGCAAAATACAGAGCTAATGATGATGGGGAACCAAGTGGATCAGCCGGGTTACCTATTTTAGGGCAACTTCGTTCTTTTAATGTTACAGATACTTTAATTGTCGTCATTCGTTATTTTGGAGGTACAAAACTTGGTGTTCCAGGATTAATCCATGCTTACAAAACTTCTGCCGCAGATGCTTTAGAAAGTGGTGAAATAGAAGAGCTTTTTGTTCAAAGAAAAATTAAAATTACGTTTGCTTACCCTGACATGAACGAAGTAATGAAAGTTGCTAAAAAATTTGGGTTAGATTTTGGACAACAAAGTTTTGACGAACTTTGTCATATAGAGTTTTTAGTAAGAGAAAGTTTATTTGAGCAAGTAAAAGAAAAGCTTGAAGATATTGATGAACTTATTTTTAAAGAAAGCTAA
- a CDS encoding alpha/beta hydrolase family protein, producing MKKIEFVLTSKHNNKRFVADARWVSDHTKKPTVILVHGFKGFKDWGAFNVIADQFATLGYCCVKLNFSSDGTTVDHPFEVTDHEAFGNNNFSKELDDLGVLIDWLHSNECPIGTIDLSKLYLLGHSRGGGVVLLKTAEDSRIKKVATLASIPQVNTFSEETVAQWKKEGVIHVVNGRTGEELPLYFQAVEDYYAHEDRLSMMKVLPTVQQPILHIHGTADETVPVQAMHFLHQLNPNSECKTIEGASHTFGTKHPWTDNALSDDMQTAIDYVLDHFSK from the coding sequence ATGAAAAAGATAGAATTTGTACTTACGTCTAAACACAACAACAAACGTTTCGTAGCAGATGCTCGATGGGTCTCTGATCATACAAAGAAACCTACAGTTATTTTGGTTCATGGTTTTAAAGGCTTTAAAGATTGGGGTGCATTTAATGTTATTGCTGATCAATTTGCCACTTTAGGATATTGCTGTGTAAAATTGAATTTTAGTTCTGATGGAACAACAGTTGACCACCCTTTTGAAGTAACAGATCATGAAGCATTTGGAAACAATAACTTCAGTAAAGAACTAGATGATTTAGGCGTATTGATTGATTGGTTACATAGTAATGAATGTCCTATTGGTACTATTGATCTATCAAAATTATATCTTTTAGGACACAGCCGTGGTGGTGGTGTCGTTTTATTAAAAACAGCGGAAGATAGTAGAATTAAAAAAGTAGCTACACTTGCTTCTATACCACAAGTGAATACTTTTTCTGAAGAAACAGTAGCTCAATGGAAAAAAGAGGGTGTTATTCATGTAGTAAATGGCCGTACTGGAGAAGAATTACCTTTGTACTTTCAAGCAGTAGAAGATTATTACGCACATGAAGATAGATTGTCTATGATGAAGGTTTTACCCACAGTACAACAACCTATATTACATATTCATGGTACTGCTGATGAAACTGTTCCTGTACAAGCTATGCACTTCTTACATCAATTAAATCCAAATTCTGAATGTAAAACTATTGAAGGTGCATCTCATACATTTGGTACGAAGCACCCTTGGACAGACAATGCTTTATCAGATGATATGCAAACTGCAATTGACTATGTTTTAGATCATTTCTCAAAATAA